GGAATATATCAAGGTATGTATTGGCTTTTTACTTACATGTATGCATTTGTTTACTCTTTTGCTATTGTCTGCAGCAGCAAACGCATCGTTTCTCGTGTCTGTGTATTGTGCTTCTGTTAAACGTTTACATACGCCTCTTCTATTAATAGCCTACATAGGCATGTATTTAGAGCCTTCTTGCCTCATATTACTGTACTTGAATTCAACTATATCTTCAAATATTCTGCTGTCTAAATATAATGTTATATGCACCAATAACCAATTCATTCCAATGTAGGTCGGAAACCTGTACTGCTATATGCGCCCATCCGCTAATCAAATTGTTGTTCTGCTCAGCAGTGAGGTGAGAAAGCTGCGAGGGTCTGCTGTCGGGATGCCTGAAATAAATACAGATAACCTGGACGAGAAGCAGGTCCAGCTGCTGGCAGAGATGTGTATCCTTATTGACGAGAACGACCAGAAGACTGGAGCAGACAGCAAAAAGAACTGCCACCTCAACTCTAATATTGACAAAGGTAGAGTGACAGCCCTATGGTTATGTGTCCGATTATTGCTGATATATACCCAACGTGTCTCTCAAGTTGGTCAACATTGTTGCAACTCACATTGACATGGAGTAATTATGGAGGATAAAATAAACAACCGCATTACAGGTCCTGCCCTAATTTCTGTGCTCTCTGTCACCATGGGGCCGCATGGCAAATTGCCCCAAAACGCAGTGATCAAGAGCCAGTCCGCCCTTCTCAAAGCTCTATAcgtctataataataataatgctgtCTAACTTAAGTTTTATGCCTTGTATGTGAGTTCAATCATTCGCCTCACCTTGATCTTAGTGATCTCAGTGAAATTCATAATACTTGATTGCACATTCTTTAACTCTAATATTAAAGTGGAGTCAGATATGAAATGTAGATAATTTAACCCACTATAACAGTTTCTCTATATACTACACACATGAAAGCTGTGTTGCAAAGCCATGCAGCTCACAGTCATGTTGAATGGTAACTAATCAGATCATTTCTTCTGCTCCAGGCTTATTGCATCGTGCATTCAGCGTCTTCCTGTTCAACAGTGAAGACAAGCTGCTCTTACAACAGAGATCTGATGCTAAGATCACTTTTCCAGGTCAGTAAACCACCCGCTGACTCTTAATCACTAATGTAACTTTTGTGTGCATCCATAGCTATAGTCATCAGATCAGTAGTGGAATAATGAATGTTTCCCTCCCTGTTTCTGTTCAGGGTGTTATACCAACACATGCTGCAGTCACCCCTTACACACATCCAGTGAGCTGGAGGAGCTAGAGGCCATCGGGGTGAGGAGAGCTGCATCAAGACGACTGGAAGCCGAGCTGGGAATTCCCATGGATCAGGTACAGCTTTCATAGGTTATTCCCAGGTTATTACAATATACTAACCATTTCATCATGTAATTTCTTAGTAAATATCTAGTAATTTGTGCACAGTAAATTAAAGTGCAACTGGCTTTATTTTATGAAGTATATAGTATTGAGATGGTGTTTGAGAGCTTTGAGATATGTAAGATGTGGCTACTGTATGTTTGATGATAGTTGCCCTTTGTTCTGATCATGTCCAATGGTTCACCCTCAGGTTCCACCAGAGGAGATGACCTATTTGACCCGTATCCACTACAAGGCCCAGTCAGACGGTGTGTGGGGGGAACATGAGATCGACTACATCCTCTTCATGCAGAAAGACATAGAGGTGAACCCAGACCCCAATGAGATCAAGACCCACTGTTATGTCACCAAAGAGGAGCTGAAAGAGATGCTGAAGAAGGCCAAGAACAACGAGTTACTGATCACGCCCTGGTTCAGCCTCATCGCAGAGACCTTCCTCTTCCAGTGGTGGGACAACCTGCAGAACCTCAAACAGTTCATGGATCATGACAAAATACACAGGATGTGATTCTGCGTAGGATGTGCATCTTTGGTTACCACCCAAagtggcactctattccctaggggccctggtaaaaagcagtacactacatagggaataaggtaccatttgggatgtagacattGTTTGTGTAGGGTTTACATGGAAAGCTGCTATGAGGGATGTAGGGTACTTTAGTCTTACTAGAGTTTGAGAGttgatactttttttttttgttgatttctgTAAATTGAATAGAAAGAACGTGGTAGGAATGAAAATCAAATGGAATTCACCCAGTTTAAAAAAGGAATGATTGAGGCTGTATTGAGGTATGATTTTTGTATAGCTTGTACTGTATAGCATTTTTTTATGTAGTAGCTATACAAGTGCCTGACTGTCACTTAGGCTAAGGTTGTTATGAATGTTGTTTTTAGCGATCTGGCACTGTTTCCCATTTCCcattgtaatgtaaatgtattatatGAATAAGCAAAAATTTTGTTGCGTTTGACTTCAATAAAATATCTAATTAGGGAATCAAATGATTTTACAAGTAATAGAATTGtccagtaaatattttcttaaatagAGCCAGATACCTCTGACAATGCACTTCACACCATTGAACAGTAGGTGGCAGTAAACACCCACTTTAGTTTCAAAGGCTCATTtagtgtgttttttttcttcaggaatgtGTTAAACTGCTATGCCTCAACCTTTTCACGTTTGGTGTTGAAATTCAACTATGTAAAAATGTCTCCATGCATATGTTCACTACTTTTACATTCAACAACgacaacattttaaatgtgtttttttttgtgctCCAGGGTGGGAGTCCTTTTTTGAGATGCTTTCTTGCATCTGCTAATTTGAATGCCCTGAAAAAATTGCTTAGCCAAAATCAGGTCACAGGCGGGGTAGTAGGCCCAGATAAATTGAGAGAGGCCTGTTACATACACAGTAGGCAATGACTGTCATAGCCATTGGTCAGTCAGATTGCTGTGCTGTCTGTGCAGCCTTCAGCCTACCTTCTGGCCCCAACTTTATTAGGTAAGAGGGTTTCCTGAAGGGTTATTAAATCCAACAGTGCGTTCACCAATTTCCATCAGTGTTCATTGCTTTGTAAAGGAAACATAAGTAACTGATGTTTTGCAGTGATTGAACAGAAATGTCCTTTGTGCACTTCAGTTCAATTATTTGTGCAAAATACTATTGTACACCCAAATACCATACCAATTCACATTTGTTATGATTTTATAACACTCTCTTgcattataattcactgtttcttATGCCTTACCAAAGCCATAGATATGCAGCCTATATGTGCTTTACCCCCCCCTCCAAAAAAAGATATATTTGGGCAAAGATTGTTGGCGCGTCAGGGCATATGCGTGATGACGTCCACTTTTCCTGGAGTGACTGTTGTCGGCGTTGTACACTAGTCTTGCGTATGACAGTTGGCAAAAACAAGTAGGATATCTTTCACTATAAACAACCAGAAATGTTAACATCTATGATGAAGCAACTGAACATGGAGCGAGAACATCCTGCGGTGAGTAACGTTATGCAGATCTCGTTCTTCTGTGCTGTTGCATCAAGCAAAAAGTGTCTGCGGTAACGTTAACTGGCTAGAAGCTAGCTAGTaacttagctaatgttagcctagCCAGGTGATAAGCTTGCTGAATAGCTATTATGCGAATTAAATGGCAAGTTAGTTAGCTAAATAATGATGGTGTTAACTCTACCTCGTTTTCAGTGGTGAAACCTTTGCTCCAGCTTGTACAAAAGCTAGCCATTTTAAACAATCAGTACTCAGCCAAGGCGCCTCATTATGGAGAGAGTCTTTCATGTTTACAACTCCTCTTCACCTCCCTACATGGGTTCTGTTTTACAGTCAACAAGAAGCTCATTACACATCACAGGGTTAGGCAAGATCACATCTGCAACTAAAATTGGGTCCTGACTTTTCCGTGTGGAAACATAAAATACTCCAAAGGCTTGTAATATGAAGCTCCGTATGAGGTTAAATTAACtgaacgcgtgtgtgtgtgtgcgtgcgttagacacacacaacactgtggcTATCTAGTTATGTGGTGTGCTGTTGTGAATAAAGCAAACCAGGACATAGCTAGGAAGACATTGATTCTGCATTTTCTGCAGCAACAGAATAAATCTGGGATGTTTATTTGTGTCACCTGTATTTTAAGCCTTGTCTTTAATCTATAAATACCAGACACACTCCACTGACTTACTATAACCATGCTCAATTAGTGCTCTGTCATTATGTGtttcccaaatgccaccctatttccATTGTAGTGTattacctatgggccctggtcaaaagtagtgcggtatataggaaatagggtgtcatttgcgATGCAGACATTGACTGGCAGGGAGTTCTGTCAGACAGACACCAGACAATCAATACAGTTCCAGGATGAATGAAAGCTTATTTAATGTGCAAGTGACCATTCTctcctagccccccccccccccccctccatgcaTTTTACTCATCCACACATCTATCAATTATAAGTGACATCTGGCTTTATCAATAATTTGTGCCTCTTGGTtgcaatgtgcaaatagttggcCTCATTCAGGGGACAGTACTTTATTCAATAACATGATCAATGTATGCTGCTTCCTTATGATCAGCAAGCAAAAGGTGGGAAGATAAGTCAGTTTTATTTTCTGTATCCTCTATTTTTTTACAGGGTGCTGGATCCTAGAGCGAGAGTGAGTACTGGCCCTGTCTTTTTATCACCAGCTCCTCCTATGCTGACCTGCTGCCCTGCCAGTTTGCAAGGCTGTGAGAGTAAGAGTTTGGCGGTAGAGGTGGGTGTGGAGGGTTGGGGTATCTGACAACCAGAGGGAGGACACTGACAGCCCAGCCAGATGTCCTCGCCCTTTGTGCCTGTACCTGTCTCCATCAGAGATAGGACCCTGCCAGGGGCCAATGGGAAGCCCAGGCGGAGCCCTCAGAGGACCTCATCTTTGAACAGTGTCTCCAGCAGCTCTGAGTCCTCCTCCACTAGAGGCCCCGGGGATGAGACCCTGGGCCCTGGCCGTGACCCTGCGAGGAGAGGGAATCGAGTCGGAGGGCCTCGGTCCCAGAGCTCAGAGAGAGGCTGCTGCTTCACTTCTCCACCCTCCCTGTTGCAGTGTCAGAGCCCAGTGACCCGGGCCAGGCTGAACGGGCTGGGGCTGGAGCCCACGGTGGAGTACTCCACCTCCTCCCGGATGAACATGGATCAGGAATCACCACCAGAACCTCCAGGGTCCTCAGCCTGGGAAGAGAGGCCCATCACCCCCACCGTGCTGGGCTACGAGGTCATGGAGGAGCGGGCCAAGTTGACggtgagagagcgagggaggcaATTCTTAGCTTGGTCATAgatctttgtgttgtcttgcctatggttattgtcatgcaaggAGTTGGCTTTATagcacagatctgggaccaggatatGCAATTCAAACATGCCAGCAAGACGGGGACCAGCAGGAAGCTATATGCCAAACTCAACTAGTCAGCAAACATTTCGTCCTTATTTTAACCACTTTTTCCCAAGTCGCAAGTCATTTGAAATATCCTTCCTTTCTGTTTTGATGCCTGGACTTGTTGGGAATGTTGTTAATGTCATTACTGGaacttttaaagggatactttgagaTTTTGGCATGCTAGCAGagacccatagacttccagtcattgcgctaatgctagttagcattgtctcacgaaactacctctaacttccttcatactggacacagagacataaaaatcatatccacaagttcatctcaCCCTGGGGAAGTAGATATCGGaactcattgccaaaatcccgaagtatccctttaagctcTGGGCTAAGCACCAAGTGGCACAAATGACCAGTTGGCTTTAGTTAGGCTACATTACCATTCATTTATCATGGTCTGTCAGGATTAGTCTGTTTGTTTCCTGACTGTCGTGTCCCCAAATCCAGCTCATTATCGCTGTGGATAGTCTGTAGTCTACGCATAGTCACTCTGTTGTCAATGGGTAGTCTGTGGATTGTCTGTGGTCTGCCTTCTCCCCCTATATTTGTTCACATAGATGGGATTAGAAGCCCTGTACTGTTCCTGCTGTCTGGACAGATTTTTAGGAGTGTTAGGGAGATGTAGGTGCCATTGGATCAGGAACAGATTATTAAAGCCAGCCGCCTGCCAAAAGTGTTAACATCATGgcaggaggtgaggagaggtgtaGGAACTGCTGGAGGTTATTAGGAGCGACTGAGGGATGTGTTGGAATGTGAAATCATGATCTCAGTACATCAGCCCTGCCATCAATGACCATTTGTTAACCCCCTGCATCCCTCTCATCCAGTACAGATGGACGATGATACAGCAGGATAAGGATTTGATTCAAAGCAACTGAGTGGTTGCACATTCTTCTTCTCTCTCATTTATAGTTTGCAACATTAATTGTATTGAAGGCCTAACACTTTTGTATAAAGTGTTTGCTGCTCATGGCTTCAAGTTGTATTCATGATCTAGCCTAGTTGCAGATTGGTACTGCAGTGGCAGTGTACTGCCCCTTCCACTCAAACAGGCGTTGTAATTTCACTCTCCAACAGCACTTTAATTAAAAGGAATCAGAATATGCTGCTGAAGACTTCAGTCATTGATTTAAAGGTCAAGTCCAGTAATTAACTCACTCCTAAAATGGCTTCTGCATTCCAACTGCTTTCCTTTAACGCAATCTAAAATAGACTGCATCATTTGCAACAAGTACACAACAGCTTAGTGTAACGCCAAAATGgtgtcctatatagtgcactacttttgaccagagccctgatcaaacatagtgcactatagtcaatagggtgccaattgggccGTAACCTCAGTTTGTGGACATAACGTACACATGATGATGCCAGGGTTTCTATTATATTTACGCCTATTAGTCTCTCTTTTGCATGGTGTCCCTGTTGTCGGTTAGGTACTGTCCTCTCCTGGCTTTTCCTGGCTTCCAAGTTCCTGCTAACCCATTTGAAATTAGTGCCAGTGTGTTCTTGTGAACCTTGGCTGGAACACCTTCTTTTCAGTCTATCCTTTCACTCagacacaacgctctaaccaaacCCAAGGAGTTGGACTTATAAATTCTTATCTCTGAGCCGTCATGCTCAGAATAGCTTTTGGCATCAAAGGTGTTCCATAAAACCCCAAATCAGTGGgattgtatcccaaatggcacatgtattccttatttagtgcactgcttttgaccagggcccaagtagtgcactatttaggcaATATGGCGCCATTCGTGATGCAGACAGTGTGTTCTGAATGCCTGTGGTTTGAAAGTCCTGAACGGGGTCAGAGCTAGACGAGATGAAGAAATGCTATACGTCTGACTTTCTTAAGACATTGGTTATGAAAGGGAGAAAGTAGGCTCTTTTTAAAAGCAAGCTCACGTCCATATTGTCTTTGTCTCTTGGTATTACTAAGCTTCTACTATACGTCTTTACTAATATTGAGAAAATACATCTCTGTTAGGTTCCGATTCAGTCTCCGGCGCACTGTGCTGCTGTGGTTTTGAAGGAAGGATTGTTCATCTATGACTGTAATTGAATATAAGATAACTGCTATCATAAGGTCAAAGGTGAGctgttaacgtgtgtgtgtgtgtgtgtgtttggtctccTGCTGCAGGTTTATAAGGTCCTGGTGAAGAAGACTCAGAACGAGAGTTGGGTGGTTTTCAGAAGATACACTGACTTCTCCAGACTCAACGACAAGGTACGTCCTCACTCGAGGATAGTTACTCCTCGCAGGGACTGTCCTGGGCCTCGTAGGAGGAAAGGTTTGTCTGAATACATTAGGGTGGAGTAACTATCCTCTGTATGTCAAAAATGGGCCCCTATCTAAACTCAAAGGCAGTGTAGTGTCATGATTCACAATGGCTTCTTAATTTACCGTCTATGACATCATTGGGTGCGTAGTATGCTAGCTAGCATACTACTCATCCATGTGACAACCCTTCGTCATCACACACATGCCCTAGTTTCCACTTTTCCTGATCTGTATCCCATCTGAATAGTCTTAAGTAACAAACCCTATTACTGTTGTCAATAATTTAGGCCTATCCAGTGCTCAATTGCCCTGACACTGTGTTTATGGCTGTAGATTCTCTCATGGAGGGACAGTACTCAGTACTGTGGGAGAGACAGGGTTATACTCAGTACTATAGGAGAAACAGTAgatgtgttcgaatactcatactaaccgcatGTACCGTACAATCTTTGACTTGAATTGAGTTAACTCGtaatgcttattggtcatagtatggatatagttaatATACCAAAAGTTCCctgatgtcgtactaaattcgccaaaatatgaagtatacaTGCAGAGGACACTATTTTtgtactttagggcccataatacagattttgaagaaaatggcggaaaatagGCAGCCGAAGTACAACAGGAGCGGAtgcaaattcattgctttaactaattatgacaaatgttaagaaaatgttgaacagtgtaataaagtaatgacttttcaaatatgttatcttacacgttatgttggctgacaatttgttagctatgctgtccttacgaaccacatagcatatcattacagcagtatgtaccggtatgttagctagctacctaacattaGTTGGCTAataatacatcaaacttgccagtagaTTAACTATAGCCTAATCTAATTACTAgttacccaacgtttattgacttgattattcccgtcattcttagcttagctaaaagGTATCATTGTTGTgcattctcaatggacattcgggtgctttcgtaaattcgctctggctttctactccgatttcagagcactctcatctgagtataccagagcacagaataatGAATTTCCGAGTGCTCAagacctgttgaatatggcctgtgtcagtaaacgtcggcaaaaaaagcAGAAGTAATTTGttgctactttctgcacacgccacTGTCAGTGTGAACTGTACCGTTTCTACCTTCTGTGCATTTAACAAATACATTTAGATGATATTTTATATAGTGTGTTttactacttttaccacttttagtcttgaaatattTGATTGTTTACTTCACTACCTTACTCTGTTTAGCACAGgccctcacatgtgaatcctttaaAGAGATGGGTAGGGAAAAGTCTTAAGacggtgtgaatgatgctgaatgggtgtagacaaaagcTCCTTaataggtgtaccaaaacattcaagggccattttctcaaaagtggggttacaagtttatcaactttcaaagcagaattactttcccattgttcctcaactgtagtgtttgAAATACtgttttctagctctgagtctctacttttatccaatgtaaaaaatactatttcaaattTTTGCTGCATAGGACTGAATCCTGGTGGTGGGTCACACATGCgttcacctgtattgtgaataggcTACATACTGATTTGcccagtttatcaatagagattTACCATTAAAATAAATTATTACTATTATGTTGTTATGTAGCTAGATTGGTAAAAAAACTAATTCAAATTGATTGTTTGATTAATTAATGCATACATCAAACattctaaaatgtcaaatgtaatgatcttgatctgtctggatcaagtgccattctgtgactttggCCAATATGCCTTTATTTGTGGTATTGTTTTGGTGTCGCGTATACTGATACTAAACCTGATATCGCAGTAAACATTTCGGTATCATGACAACACTGCGTCCAGAGCTGCCAACTCGTTGAAGTAGAAATTGTCATCCAAATTGAgtttagtgatcgctgttctaaTGTCCAGAAGGTGTGTTCGGTGGTAGGAAATTATGTCTGAGACGTTATCTACAAAAAAAAGAAACACAAAAtattggtcaggagcccgtaaaGCAGCACCATCTCACGACTGTGGGAGAGATTGTCTGTAATCATCAGTACTGTGGGAGAGATTGTCTGTAATCATCAGTACTGTGGGAGAGACCGTCTGTAATCATCAGTACTGTGGGAGAGACCGTCTAATCATCAGTACTGTGGGAGAGACTGTCTGTAATCATCAGTATTGTGGGAGAGACCGTCTGTAATCATCAGTACTGTGGGTGAGACCGTCTGTAATCATCAGTACTGTGGGAGAGACCGTCTTTAGGCATCAGTATTGTGGGAGAGACCGTCTGTAATCATCAGTACTGTGGGAGAGACCGTCTGTAATCATCAGTACTGTGGGAGAGACCGTCTGTAATCATCAGTACTGTGGGAGAGACCGTCTGTAATCATCAGTACTGTGGGAGAGACCGTCTGTAATCATCAGTACTGTGGGAGAGACCGTCTGTAATCATCAGTACTGTGGGAGAGACCGTCTGTAATCATCAGTACTGTGGGAGAGACCGTCTGTAATCATCAGTACTGTGGGAGAGACCGTCTGTAATCATCAGTACTGTGGGAGAGACCGTCTTTAGGCATCAGTACTGTGGGAGAGACCGTCTGTAATCATCAGTACTGTGGGAGAGACCGTCTTTAGGCATCAGTACTGTGGGCGAGACCGTCTTTAGGCATCAGTACTGTGGGAGAGACCGTCTTTAGGCATCAGTACTGTGGGAGAGACCGTCTGTAATCAGTACTGTGGGCGAGACGTCTGTAATCATCAGTACTGTGGGCGAGACCGTCTTTAGGCATCAGTACTGTGGGCGAGACCGTCTTTAGGCATCAGTACTGTGGGAGAGACCGTCTGTAATCATCAGTACTGTGGGAGAGACCGTCTCTAATCATCAGTACTGTGGGAGAGACCGTCTTTAGGCATCAGTACTGTGGGAGAGACCGTCTGTAATCATCAGTACTGTGGGAGAGACCGTCTTTAGGCATCAGTACTGTGGGAGAGACCGTCTGTAATCATCAGTACTGTGGGAGAGACCGTCTTTAGGCATCAGTACTGTGGGAGAGACCGTCTTTAGGCATCAGTACTGTGGGAGAGACCGTCTGTAATCAGTACTGTGGGCGAGACCGTCTGTAATCATCAGTACTGTGGGCGAGACCGTCTTTAGGCATCAGTACTGTGGGCGAGACCGTCTTTAGGCATCAGTACTGTGGGAGAGACCGTCTGTAATCATCAGTACTGTGGGAGAGACCGTCTGTAATCATCAGTACTGTGGGAGAGACCGTCTTTAGGCATCAGTACTGTGGGAGAGATTGTCTGTAATCATCAGTACTGTGGGAGAGACCGTCTGTAATCATCAGTACTGTGGGAGAGACCGTCTGTAATCATCAGTACTGTGGGAGAGACCGTCTGTAATCATCAGTACTGTGGGAGAGACCGTCTGTAATCATCAGTACTGTGGGCGAGACCGTCTGTAATCATCAGTACTGTGGGCGAGACCGTCTGTAATCATCAGTACTGTGGGCGAGACCGTCTGTAATCATCAGTACTGTGGGAGAGACCGTCTGTAATCATCAGTACTGTGGGAGAGACCGTCTGTAATCATCAGTACTGTGGGAGAGACCGTCTGTAATCATCAGTACTGTGGGAGAGACCGTCTGTAATCATCAGTACTGTGGGAGAGACCGTCTGTAATCATCAGTACTGTGGGAGAGACCGTCTTTAGGCATCAGTACTGTGGGCGAGACCGTCTTTAGGCATCAGTACTGTGGGAGAGACCGTCTTTAGGCAACAGTACTGTGGGAGAGACGTCTGTAATCATCAGTACTGTGGGAGAGACCGTCTTTAGGCAACAGTACTGTGGGAGAGACCGTCTTTAGGCAACAGTACTGTGGGTGAGACCGTGTGTAATCATCAGTAGTGTGGGAGTAGCTCTGTTGTGTTGGAGAGTAATACAGAAATGAAGTGAATCCCTTCtgccctgccccccccccccccccccccccagcacacAAAGAGCCAGTGTTCcacaaacaacaacagcagcagtacCTTTGTCTAGCCAGTCACAGGAAGCCAACTCCTAGCGGGACATGTCAGAGATAGTATTTCTCCCCTTGTCTATGTGGATTAGGTGTAATAATCATTCACTTCATAAAAGTCTTACAGCTGAAGTGCTTCATGTGACGTCCAAATCGTCAACTATTTTCTTAAATCTAGTCTATCCTTTCAAGTAAGCACACTGCCAACAATGCCCTTCGATGGGCTACTACATTTTTCTGTTAGAAATATTTCTAGTAATAGCACACAAAGACTACAGAAGGCTAAATGCCGACTATACGCCTACAAATCCTGTTTTGCTTCTAGACACAGTAGCCTGGGGTAGGATAGGAAAAGGCCACACCCTCCATCAGACACACAGAGGCTGTGGACAGGCTGCACAGCCAttcctgtggtctctctctctctatctttctttaGAGGAGAGAACTAACCAATCTGGACACCTATTCACAAAGACTCAAagtaagagtgctgatctaggatcaggcttATTTATGATTTGAAATGTATGTATTTAAAAACGGATCCAAGATCAGCACTCCTCTGATTTGTGAATAAGGGCACTGGCCTAACGGGATGAACACTGGGCTGGATGTGCTGTACTTGTAAACTGGAATTTGGGAAAATAGTTTGAAGAGTTTTACCAGAGTTGACATGGATATGTTTTTGAAAGATCAATAACTCAAGCCCCTCCCGTCCCTGTTGAGCAAACAGGCCTTGTTTGGTTTTCCTGGTCATAACAAACCATGTGATGTTACATTTGTTCAGGGTGTGTTGGTGATATTGCGATAATTGGCCCGTGCTTCTTCGTCTCTCTTTTCCGTGTGTGTTTTGTAcggtgtgtgtaatgtgtgtgtactGGGTGTGTTTTTAAGATGCCGTGTGTCTATGAGT
This Salvelinus namaycush isolate Seneca chromosome 33, SaNama_1.0, whole genome shotgun sequence DNA region includes the following protein-coding sequences:
- the idi1 gene encoding isopentenyl-diphosphate Delta-isomerase 1 isoform X1, with product MVRGLWAVLRVVSSEGRALLKPNIPVSGGLGITRNPIFHSRSVSLRNISSSEVRKLRGSAVGMPEINTDNLDEKQVQLLAEMCILIDENDQKTGADSKKNCHLNSNIDKGLLHRAFSVFLFNSEDKLLLQQRSDAKITFPGCYTNTCCSHPLHTSSELEELEAIGVRRAASRRLEAELGIPMDQVPPEEMTYLTRIHYKAQSDGVWGEHEIDYILFMQKDIEVNPDPNEIKTHCYVTKEELKEMLKKAKNNELLITPWFSLIAETFLFQWWDNLQNLKQFMDHDKIHRM
- the idi1 gene encoding isopentenyl-diphosphate Delta-isomerase 1 isoform X2; the encoded protein is MVRGLWAVLRVVSSEGRALLKPNIPVSGGLGITRNPIFHSRSVSLRNISSEVRKLRGSAVGMPEINTDNLDEKQVQLLAEMCILIDENDQKTGADSKKNCHLNSNIDKGLLHRAFSVFLFNSEDKLLLQQRSDAKITFPGCYTNTCCSHPLHTSSELEELEAIGVRRAASRRLEAELGIPMDQVPPEEMTYLTRIHYKAQSDGVWGEHEIDYILFMQKDIEVNPDPNEIKTHCYVTKEELKEMLKKAKNNELLITPWFSLIAETFLFQWWDNLQNLKQFMDHDKIHRM